In Episyrphus balteatus chromosome 4, idEpiBalt1.1, whole genome shotgun sequence, the sequence ACTCTGTAGTTGCTACACCAAAGATAATCGACGACATCAGCGAGTTGGATATTAAAGTGCAGAAGTTGCCTGGCAGTGGCAACGAGGATATTGACTTCTTCAAAGACATGGAACCTGTCATTCAGAAGAGCACAACTACAATCATTCCTGAAGCTCTGCTTAGCAGCACAATAACTGATGAAAAACTGCCATCGTCTAAGAAATCCAACACAGTCCTCGTCGTCGAAGATGTCAAGGTCGACAGCAGCAGATTTGAATTTAAAGCACCTGAACTGGAGGAGACAACTGCTGAGGCTGGTTGGGGTGACGATGATATCGACGACTGGGGACAATAGTGTCCTCTAACTATTGAGAAAAGGCGtatgttttttctttactttttctaTAATATTGTGATTAAGTTGATATAGatcttgttttttgtgtttagtttaaGGAGATTAACGTTTGggttaaacaaaacaaaacaatgtaGCATCATGTAatataaatcttaaaaatataaaaaaaaatatatcgtaATTGTAATTGAATGGAAATCCCGAAacatataaaattatattataaacgATTTTACAAgcagaataaaaattaaaataaaatttaaataaacaatttattgttagaaatattaaaaaaaactgttatttgttttttttataacagctttttttctggtttttgagaaaaaacaagGTAAAccccttgcaaaaaaaaattccacttttaaATCCTCCAAACcagttttatatacattttcaaaatataaccGAGGCAAATGAGAGAAAGCACTACATTCAAATATAACCGAAGGAAATGAAAGAAAGCACTTCCGTCATTGAAATATAAGCGACGGATATGAAAGAAACCACTTCCGTcaatatttgaattcaaaaagtgttcaacggaCCAGACCTCCTGGGATTTCTTGGCGCCtggtgaaaaatttcaaatttgtatgaaaacctTCTATTGttcggttaaaaaaattaaaacttttcggATGGAAATGAAAATCACATCCGTCCTCCATTTTCATTTCAATGGCGGtccaaaaaattcatttccGTTTATTGTGAAGCATATAATGAAGCACTTCCGTCATTTAAATATAACCGacggaaatgaaaaaaaagcacttCCGCtagtatttaaatttaaaaagtgttcaacggacaagtatacctcctgagaaTTCTGGGCGCCtggtgaaaaattcaaagtttgtatgaaatattccgattttttcgattaaaaaatttggaCATTTTTTGGGGGGATATGAAAATCACATCCGCCATTCATTTTCATTCTAATGGagttcaaaatatatattttttaacgtCTGAGCTAAAAATATTCaactttgtattaaaattttgtaagcaAGCACTGCTATATTCGTGTTCacatgtaatgtaatgtaatgtgtTCACATATAATGTACTTTGAATTGCAAGAGCAAGTAAGTatgacccagtcgtgcaatttatttgcaaaaaacatCATCCTTTTGATACCGCTACAGGTTCTCCATCCCCATGTTGATGTTATCATActtaccattaaaaagcttctGGGATCTGATATCTAACTATAAATACCTACTCTAAAAGAAATAATAGGCACTCaccatttaaaatattgaaacaatttgaaaaacaaaccaCTTTTTCATAAATCATCTTTTCTTGTATATTCTtttaatagtaatttttaaaaatgtttttttttttcatttttttaatttttcttaggttattaatatttttttcaatttttatgattttttttttaataatttacattgattttttatgtaacttttttttttatttttttaatataattttttattattattttttaagagggaaatttcttctttttttatttttgaataattttgtgTTGGATGTGTctgtgtgtgtttttgtgtCTGTTTTCTGTTTATATAAGGTATATTatggtttgttttgttttttttttcaaaaaaaaattcactacgtttttttattttttatttgtttttactaCAAATATAtgtcttatatatttttttgtttgtcaattaattttgtattattattattatgttttgcatatatttatatatataattagtaaacgattttcattttatgcgcaaaaaatgcaaaaactacTCTCTGGcaaaaaggttttatttttttttttcattttttattaattttttttgttgtttaaattttagttgACTTGTTTTGCAGCAGCttggtattattattttttatttaagaaatattatttataaatataatattaaatatatcatattaatatatttaatatttatttaataaaaagtgcAAATAAATTGAATTGTGGTTTTTGTCGCGCAAGTcaaattgcgttttttttttattttatttgcaatgttttttttttacaataagagCGGAAAATAGAAGAATTTTaactgatataaaaaaaagatgaaaagcaAATAAATGTCTTACCACTTTCTGTATCATCAATTTCACAAACTCACaaattgttgttaaaaaaaaaatttcccgtACATGacgaaaatatatttattctcGTTTCTTATTAAatgtttaaagtaaaaaatgacCAATTTTTTGAGGAAGCGAAATTCCAATACCTTCCACAAAAttgtgaaatattttcaaaaatcttctGTTTGTAAGTTTGAGAAATAGAGAACATATGGGTTTGGTTGCTCTATTCTACAAGCACAATATTGCcgatttaaaataaagatttaagattttgttttaaattcccATAATCACATTAGTACATAATTGGAATATGTAGCGTGGTCGAAAAGATTTTGTTGTCTTTCTTTAATAAAAGGTTCCTTTTTCTAATTTAACGATCTCAATTTGAATTTCAGCAATTATTTTTCCAATTatactttgtttttatgttagAGATGCTTATTTTCTGGTCGTAAGTTGTAATCGTTTCTTCGAATTTGCAGTCAAAAAAGATATCTATTTTGTAAGAGATTTTTGTAAAGTCAGCACCTCGGATATAGAGATTCAAACTTGAGATAAGACTTCGAAGCTACAATGGGAAATATTTTCGGGAGAACAATTTAAATTGGTTCCTTCAGTAAGAATGAACGGTGAAGGAACAAGtatgttcaaaaatttcctttgaATCCTTTACATCACCGAATCCTTAACATCAGGGAACATAATATTTCTAGAAAAACAACATTCTCCTATTATTCAGAATGAAAGTCGTTATATGGTTACGcagttatttatttaatttgcgaATCGAAAAATCCTATCCGATCCAATCAAATAAGTTAGtgtaacaaattgttttttcttttcggTATCAGGTATTTTGCACTGTCCAATACGTCCTTTGTTAGTTAAAGTTGAAGTTCTAGAAAAATTAGGCAGATTCACAGACTAAAAAGTTAGTCATGTTTCGGGTCTCTGATcggtaaataataaatttaccaATGACTAAAAATCAAGTCCCTATTGTTTTCTGAACGTGTACATTAAGTTTTCCATTTCttcgaaatttttgaaaatcaatgaTGTTCAAAAGTTTTCCCTGCAACAGAAAACGGTTgggaaataactttattttggaCCCAAGAAATTCCCTTCAACATTCTCAATATTTTACACTCAGAGAAAACTGTAATAACAGAGATGTACATATTGAATACGATTGAAAGAAAAGGTAATCGACAATTTGCAGCTTTTAACAAACAAAGAATCGTTTTAGGAAATCTAAAGCTTCACCAAATAAACCAGAAACCAAAGAAAATCAAAacccaacaaaaacaaaaaaaaaacgaaaaaaactcaCACAAGGCTCTCAACTCTCTGTAGATTTTCTCGTCTCAATCCatagtgtttttgtttaaatgggcttgttttttttttgaattaataaaaaataagaaaattaaaaacatttatcaaGCATATatataatgtaatatttttgttttgtttttattaattctaaatcttgttgttttttttttattattttttttttcaaatgttgttTTCAATTTGAGTGTTTTCTGGTTCACTTCCCATTTTTatattcatgttttctttttatcttttctATACACAATGCACGCTCTTCTTCttctctacattttttttttgtttttagttttgtaaatgattaacatattcaatGATCGCGAATGCAAGAGAAATTAAATGTATaacaaagtaataaaaaaaactaaagttatgagtaaaaactaaaacataagtgtgtttttttttcaaatatttcatcttttttttaatagaatagtttttttttttgttttcattttgtatttcttttttttttgtatttttgtttttctttcttttctttttttaaaatttgtttattttaatttttacatgaaTCCATCAATTCAACTCCTTGTCTTCTAAGTACTTGTATTCAAATGTGAATCCTTCCTTTTTGCGTTGACTCCATTTCTCATAGTCGAAGTAGATGTACGTACCCTAGGAGGAAGACAAAAAATgagcttttattttattaagaattattttgtttgctttacCTGTTCGTAATCATCATTAATTATTTTTGGTTCCTCGTGTCGTTGGAACCACATCATGTATTTCGTATGGAAACGCCAACTTTGCTTTTTCAAAGCTTTAGCGGCTAGATACTGTGCCTTGGATCCTTCCATataatagaatacaaaaaatagtGTTTCGGTTGATAGACGCTGGAAAAATTCCACTGTATCATAGTGGGGTAGCTGAGACTGCTCCAGATATTGaattgaataaaagaaaaaaaaatttataaaaattaaaattctctccattttttatttaatatttttgtcaatTTACCTGCGGGTAGTGGGGTGGCGTCTGTACTGGATTCCGATGAATGTACGTTGTCAACTTCTCCGAATCACTTGGCATTGGCAGATGATAGTATGCAGCTTCCATCATTTGGAATTGCAATTGATGATCCTTGTGTAATGGTGAAGGACCAAGTGGCGCCACACCCAACAGCGGTGGGATGTGGGCTTCATTTGTCGGTTTGCTACTTATAACGCTGCCAGTGTTATTTTGTCCAACAATACCGCTTGTCAGACTAACAGTACCCTGGCCGGATGTTGGACCATTCGTGGTGCTATTATTGGCAGTTGTGTCTGTTACGGCTGGTGAGAAATGCTGAGactgttgctgttgttgctgctgttgttgttgctgctgctgcagtAAGCcttgctgttgttgctgttgccTTGTGTCCACATTGGGACCTTGCGCTAGCATATTCGTTTCAGACCCAGATCTATTAATTGCGTCTTGGGCCATTGTTTTCAGTGTGGACATGGTATCGGTACTGTTTTGTGTACCAGACACAGATACATTTAATCCCTTGCTATTGTTGTTATGGTTAAGGGGACCGTTCATATGTTTCGGCGATAGCAAACCGGGTGATCCTCGGCTTGTGTTGTTTGTTAGAACACTTGTCACATTCGCAATGCCATTGGGTGAAATGCGATTTGCAAggctgttgctgttgttgttacTCGGGGCATTTATAACTAGAGGCGCTCCTGAATCCACTGATACTCCTGATGTCACTACATTGCTGCTTGTGTTTCCTATGCTGGTATTATTGGAAGTGTTGTTATGCGTTGTTGAGGAATCTAAACAAAGCGAGGAGAGACGTTATACAAATCGTCGTTAAATAAGGTGTAACGAACTTACCACTTGTTTGATGTGAGGAATTCGTTTGAAGATTTGTATGTTGCGGCTGTTGTTGTGCATTTGATCCAACAATCGATGCAACTGTTGGCGCTGCCATTGTGTACGATGTTGCAGGATGCACTGGGCCATTTTCCAGGTGTGCTATagaaattatatacaaaaaattcagtcaaacaaaaacttttaaggaattaaatattttgtttttaaacaaacatgTATTGTTCTTAGCTACAGCTGCAAATGCAATTGGTGGTGTGGCTTGAATCACAGATTGGGCCTGAATTATCGTCGATGAATTCAAACTAGGTGCATTAgaatgttgttgttgctgctgttgttgttgttgttggagcgTCACAGATGTTGTATGCTGTTGTTGCGCTGAATTCACCACTGACGTCGTCACATTTGATTGCAAACTATTCGCCAAACCGGACGCATGGCTCGTCTGTTGCTGATTTTTACTAGGCGTTGAACTTATTAGGCTTTTATTtggctgctgctgttgttgttgcgaTAATTGCGCCGCCGTTGAGTTATTTAGGTTGTTCGATGTTGCACTGTTGTTAAGATTCGAATCTCCTCCCGCCCCAGCAGCTGCTTTACCGCtggtattgttgttgttattggctCGTACAGCTGTAGGTTTAACAGGTTGCTAGACAAAAAATAGAAGACAAATTCGGTTAagcacaatattttttttttatttttgtaaattgcgACTTACTTTTGTTTTGCTACTGGCATTAGTGTCGTTCTTATTGCGCTTATCGGCTGACGCTACACCCGCTGCCACTGCCgctactgctgctgctgttaTATCAACAGACGTCGAATCACTGCTATAGTTTAGATTATTCGCATTGTTTGTAGTGCTACTACTGCTGGTTGTTGTATTGCCCGTACTGCCGCTGCAGTTGTTCAGCTGTTGCGACGAAGGTGGAGGCGATTGAACAGGACTGCCACCAGACGCTATACTACTTGGCGAACCGCCAGTTTCATTACTGTTGTTACTGTCTGTTGTTGCTAATGATGATGGAATACCAAGGGAAACACCTTCTGTTACCATTTattgtttgtatttgtttttgtttttttttggtttttttgggAGTAGGTATGTGGTGAGGGTTGAAAAAATGCATGGTAATTAGTAAATGTACACAAATGAGGTAGTAATCAATTGAAAACTATGTATGATAAAACTAAAAAGATAAAACGATTAAGgggaaaaaaatctttatcttaCCGGTGCCTGATAATTCAACTTCATCCAAGCCAATAATGTCATCATAGATAAACTCGTTCTCTTCGAAATCGGGCTCTTGCGAGGATTCAATGTAGTACTCAACATCATCCTTGATTTTATTAACCTGAAATAATATACACACTCAATGAGAGACAAAAAttgaagtaatatttttttttatcgttttgtttttgaagacaTTATTGGACAATTCAATtggattttatttgtattagtCATTTGATTtgactaaatttattttttaaacattaaacactTGGAATGACAGAGGTGTTAAACATGAGGAAAGAAGATGAGATGAAGAAGTAAGCTTCGTGTTACTAAAATGTAGTTGGATGAGTATGAGAAAAGCGCGTCGATAAATAAGAGATGTGTTGAAGCCTTGTAGCAGATATTTGATACGTGATTACTTTCATTTCACACCATGGCATTTATTCCAGACAAAAACAAGTAACTGACGATGTTAATTTACGAAGTCGTTTTATATGATaagaaaagttacaaatttGAAGTTCGCAGCATTTTTGTTGATTCTCAATTCCTTTATTGCTACTTCTTGCAGGTTGGACAAAGTGAGGGACAAAAATAAACAGCACAGCTTTCGAATTTTGATATAGGTAGgcgttcaaatttttttttaaatattgatatgCTAAataggattttgtttttgtggaGTCATAACCTATcaactaaacaattttttactgAAGATATCAGTGgagcttttttgaattttaatattaaaatttgctTAGCCAGATGCTTTCTCAGCAATGCAAGACCTTTTAAGTTGTAAGTCTTAAATAATGAAGAAAACTAGAAACTAGATAAAtacttataaaaatttatttggcaattaaaaaaataaatacaatgccCCACTGGGTCGCAGGTATGTacagtagggtgggtcaaaaaaatcgaaattcttttttttgaattggtactccaaaaaatcgattgctagacccctttAGAATAtatacaccaaatatgagctctttatattaatgggaaggtcctccgctttgcaattttccatttttacatcaagcttctactaaaaaaaaataatttttttattaattgactttttagcaactttcttttcatattcttgtaggaaattgaacgctctacaaaaaaggccttatacacttttttcgtttatctaaccgttgaatagatatttgaggtccaaaaatcgagaaaatctttaaaaattcgttttttgttcttaattttgtaacaaattgaaaaattataatgatcaaacgcgcaagacatattcttgttgaaaattgattgctccacaaaaaaggtcttattaacttttttcattaatctaaccattctaaagatattcgaggtcaaagtaaaaaaaaaatataaaaacattttatatttttaaaaaatttctaattcactgaaacttcattattttcaaattagcaagatatattcttgtaggggcttaaacgttctacaaaaaaatccttggaatgaaattgattgctttaaccgtttagaagatattcgtatccaaaccaatgctcactgatttcaatagttttcttatgacccgtatgcattgcgatttggatacgaatatcttctaaacggttaaagcaatcaagcATTCATTCATTACAATTACATTAATTTTGAGATTTAATATAGCCAGTTGTAATCTTGAGttttttcagtgaaaaaaaaaaaaaaaattagagtattttttttaccaaattctTATGTAAAATCCATaggaaactaaaaataaaatagcgactctttaaatttaacaatttaagcTCAGCGCCTTGTTTTCAGGACGTTTCTTTTCTAGTCAATCATTTACAATTTGGTGGGTAAGagttggaaaaaaagaagaacaacatttttttaaggcaccctaatgtacatacatactttgtaaaaaaaagataaaattcgtTTATAACTCAAATTATACTTTGAAGCAATCAAAACCtctttatttctttgttttcgTGTTAAAAAGCGTTAAGAACGTAGtatttttgtatctattatGTATCCTATTTTACCTGCACTTTCTAGATAAATAAGCTTATGAATAAGATTAATTTGGATATAAAAGCAAAATGTAAGTTAAATGTCTACATTGGatttaaatattacaaaaatcgTAAATAATTTAACGAATACCCAAGCTTTTTTATGATAAGTTTTAAATGTTCCATACAATTTCAGTCTgctaggtacttttttttataaaatgtatttatcaatgatcaaaaaacgaaaatacaaaattccGGGACTCGCTTAAATTTTCAATGCACTATGTATCAATATTGCTACTGCGCactgttaatttttatttatgaggaaacaaaaattgttcttaCATAAGTTTCCATTGATACGAGAATTTATAATtatgtaaatttcaaaattttttcagcAAACCagcctttataattttttgtgattATTTATAAGTTTTTATACTACGAGTaggaatttatgaaaaaataactgTGTATGTATGTAGAAAGATGCTCTTTTATGTCCTAATGAAGCAATTGAGTAATGTTCATACCTGACCTGAGCTTTGTCATGCGTATAAGGAAATACATAGTTAAAACAGAACAGGTGGGAACAGAACTGTTTCATGCATTCACAGAATGTATTCTAATCTGTTCTCACAAAATAGCAAGTGCAGGTAAGACAAAGACAACgtcctttttaatttattaatctcTTTTTCGTCTGTTTTTCAtgtccaaaaatttcaaaactgtatcgttccaaaaaaaaaacgaaatcgaaaaaaatgacgtttgcataatttttaaaactttttgatcTCGTTTGTTGGTCACAGAATTAGGAAGGGAGTTGAGAgtgtaatgtcgttttcgattggaatcactcaaggattcactcattctgaaatccaataaaacagtttgaatcgcttccactcaattctgttttttttgtgtttgtgtttgtttttctttgaaatttaaaatgtcaaacatgGCATAcgacttgaaaaataattaatatttaaagaaaattgtacCTAATTTTTAACGAATTAATGGGAAATtccttttggaaaatatttttaaggcataatttatttgtttgaaaataaattaacaaattatttgcagaaaacaaaaaaaaaattgaatgaaaacagaaaaaaacaatgattgagTTTTTCTTTGACAT encodes:
- the LOC129918734 gene encoding CCR4-NOT transcription complex subunit 3 isoform X2 — encoded protein: MAATRKLQGEIDRCLKKVAEGVETFEDIWKKVHNATNSNQKQEKYEADLKKEIKKLQRLRDQIKSWIASAEIKDKSALLENRRLIETQMERFKIVERETKTKAYSKEGLGAAQKMDPAQRIKDEARNWLTSSISSLQIQIDQYESEIESLLAGKKKRLDRDKQDRMDELRSKLDRHKFHVTKLETLLRLLDNDGVEAEQVNIHNIVNKIKDDVEYYIESSQEPDFEENEFIYDDIIGLDEVELSGTEGVSLGIPSSLATTDSNNSNETGGSPSSIASGGSPVQSPPPSSQQLNNCSGSTGNTTTSSSSTTNNANNLNYSSDSTSVDITAAAVAAVAAGVASADKRNKNDTNASSKTKQPVKPTAVRANNNNNTSGKAAAGAGGDSNLNNSATSNNLNNSTAAQLSQQQQQQPNKSLISSTPSKNQQQTSHASGLANSLQSNVTTSVVNSAQQQHTTSVTLQQQQQQQQQQHSNAPSLNSSTIIQAQSVIQATPPIAFAAVAKNNTSHLENGPVHPATSYTMAAPTVASIVGSNAQQQPQHTNLQTNSSHQTSDSSTTHNNTSNNTSIGNTSSNVVTSGVSVDSGAPLVINAPSNNNSNSLANRISPNGIANVTSVLTNNTSRGSPGLLSPKHMNGPLNHNNNSKGLNVSVSGTQNSTDTMSTLKTMAQDAINRSGSETNMLAQGPNVDTRQQQQQQGLLQQQQQQQQQQQQQSQHFSPAVTDTTANNSTTNGPTSGQGTVSLTSGIVGQNNTGSVISSKPTNEAHIPPLLGVAPLGPSPLHKDHQLQFQMMEAAYYHLPMPSDSEKLTTYIHRNPVQTPPHYPQSQLPHYDTVEFFQRLSTETLFFVFYYMEGSKAQYLAAKALKKQSWRFHTKYMMWFQRHEEPKIINDDYEQGTYIYFDYEKWSQRKKEGFTFEYKYLEDKELN
- the LOC129918734 gene encoding CCR4-NOT transcription complex subunit 3 isoform X9 — translated: MAATRKLQGEIDRCLKKVAEGVETFEDIWKKVHNATNSNQKEKYEADLKKEIKKLQRLRDQIKSWIASAEIKDKSALLENRRLIETQMERFKIVERETKTKAYSKEGLGAAQKMDPAQRIKDEARNWLTSSISSLQIQIDQYESEIESLLAGKKKRLDRDKQDRMDELRSKLDRHKFHVTKLETLLRLLDNDGVEAEQVNKIKDDVEYYIESSQEPDFEENEFIYDDIIGLDEVELSGTEGVSLGIPSSLATTDSNNSNETGGSPSSIASGGSPVQSPPPSSQQLNNCSGSTGNTTTSSSSTTNNANNLNYSSDSTSVDITAAAVAAVAAGVASADKRNKNDTNASSKTKQPVKPTAVRANNNNNTSGKAAAGAGGDSNLNNSATSNNLNNSTAAQLSQQQQQQPNKSLISSTPSKNQQQTSHASGLANSLQSNVTTSVVNSAQQQHTTSVTLQQQQQQQQQQHSNAPSLNSSTIIQAQSVIQATPPIAFAAVAKNNTSHLENGPVHPATSYTMAAPTVASIVGSNAQQQPQHTNLQTNSSHQTSDSSTTHNNTSNNTSIGNTSSNVVTSGVSVDSGAPLVINAPSNNNSNSLANRISPNGIANVTSVLTNNTSRGSPGLLSPKHMNGPLNHNNNSKGLNVSVSGTQNSTDTMSTLKTMAQDAINRSGSETNMLAQGPNVDTRQQQQQQGLLQQQQQQQQQQQQQSQHFSPAVTDTTANNSTTNGPTSGQGTVSLTSGIVGQNNTGSVISSKPTNEAHIPPLLGVAPLGPSPLHKDHQLQFQMMEAAYYHLPMPSDSEKLTTYIHRNPVQTPPHYPQSQLPHYDTVEFFQRLSTETLFFVFYYMEGSKAQYLAAKALKKQSWRFHTKYMMWFQRHEEPKIINDDYEQGTYIYFDYEKWSQRKKEGFTFEYKYLEDKELN
- the LOC129918734 gene encoding CCR4-NOT transcription complex subunit 3 isoform X10, translating into MAATRKLQGEIDRCLKKVAEGVETFEDIWKKVHNATNSNQKQEKYEADLKKEIKKLQRLRDQIKSWIASAEIKDKSALLENRRLIETQMERFKIVERETKTKAYSKEGLGAAQKMDPAQRIKDEARNWLTSSISSLQIQIDQYESEIESLLAGKKKRLDRDKQDRMDELRSKLDRHKFHVTKLETLLRLLDNDGVEAEQVNKIKDDVEYYIESSQEPDFEENEFIYDDIIGLDEVELSGTATTDSNNSNETGGSPSSIASGGSPVQSPPPSSQQLNNCSGSTGNTTTSSSSTTNNANNLNYSSDSTSVDITAAAVAAVAAGVASADKRNKNDTNASSKTKQPVKPTAVRANNNNNTSGKAAAGAGGDSNLNNSATSNNLNNSTAAQLSQQQQQQPNKSLISSTPSKNQQQTSHASGLANSLQSNVTTSVVNSAQQQHTTSVTLQQQQQQQQQQHSNAPSLNSSTIIQAQSVIQATPPIAFAAVAKNNTSHLENGPVHPATSYTMAAPTVASIVGSNAQQQPQHTNLQTNSSHQTSDSSTTHNNTSNNTSIGNTSSNVVTSGVSVDSGAPLVINAPSNNNSNSLANRISPNGIANVTSVLTNNTSRGSPGLLSPKHMNGPLNHNNNSKGLNVSVSGTQNSTDTMSTLKTMAQDAINRSGSETNMLAQGPNVDTRQQQQQQGLLQQQQQQQQQQQQQSQHFSPAVTDTTANNSTTNGPTSGQGTVSLTSGIVGQNNTGSVISSKPTNEAHIPPLLGVAPLGPSPLHKDHQLQFQMMEAAYYHLPMPSDSEKLTTYIHRNPVQTPPHYPQSQLPHYDTVEFFQRLSTETLFFVFYYMEGSKAQYLAAKALKKQSWRFHTKYMMWFQRHEEPKIINDDYEQGTYIYFDYEKWSQRKKEGFTFEYKYLEDKELN
- the LOC129918734 gene encoding CCR4-NOT transcription complex subunit 3 isoform X11 produces the protein MAATRKLQGEIDRCLKKVAEGVETFEDIWKKVHNATNSNQKEKYEADLKKEIKKLQRLRDQIKSWIASAEIKDKSALLENRRLIETQMERFKIVERETKTKAYSKEGLGAAQKMDPAQRIKDEARNWLTSSISSLQIQIDQYESEIESLLAGKKKRLDRDKQDRMDELRSKLDRHKFHVTKLETLLRLLDNDGVEAEQVNKIKDDVEYYIESSQEPDFEENEFIYDDIIGLDEVELSGTATTDSNNSNETGGSPSSIASGGSPVQSPPPSSQQLNNCSGSTGNTTTSSSSTTNNANNLNYSSDSTSVDITAAAVAAVAAGVASADKRNKNDTNASSKTKQPVKPTAVRANNNNNTSGKAAAGAGGDSNLNNSATSNNLNNSTAAQLSQQQQQQPNKSLISSTPSKNQQQTSHASGLANSLQSNVTTSVVNSAQQQHTTSVTLQQQQQQQQQQHSNAPSLNSSTIIQAQSVIQATPPIAFAAVAKNNTSHLENGPVHPATSYTMAAPTVASIVGSNAQQQPQHTNLQTNSSHQTSDSSTTHNNTSNNTSIGNTSSNVVTSGVSVDSGAPLVINAPSNNNSNSLANRISPNGIANVTSVLTNNTSRGSPGLLSPKHMNGPLNHNNNSKGLNVSVSGTQNSTDTMSTLKTMAQDAINRSGSETNMLAQGPNVDTRQQQQQQGLLQQQQQQQQQQQQQSQHFSPAVTDTTANNSTTNGPTSGQGTVSLTSGIVGQNNTGSVISSKPTNEAHIPPLLGVAPLGPSPLHKDHQLQFQMMEAAYYHLPMPSDSEKLTTYIHRNPVQTPPHYPQSQLPHYDTVEFFQRLSTETLFFVFYYMEGSKAQYLAAKALKKQSWRFHTKYMMWFQRHEEPKIINDDYEQGTYIYFDYEKWSQRKKEGFTFEYKYLEDKELN
- the LOC129918734 gene encoding CCR4-NOT transcription complex subunit 3 isoform X3; the encoded protein is MAATRKLQGEIDRCLKKVAEGVETFEDIWKKVHNATNSNQKEKYEADLKKEIKKLQRLRDQIKSWIASAEIKDKSALLENRRLIETQMERFKIVERETKTKAYSKEGLGAAQKMDPAQRIKDEARNWLTSSISSLQIQIDQYESEIESLLAGKKKRLDRDKQDRMDELRSKLDRHKFHVTKLETLLRLLDNDGVEAEQVNIHNIVNKIKDDVEYYIESSQEPDFEENEFIYDDIIGLDEVELSGTEGVSLGIPSSLATTDSNNSNETGGSPSSIASGGSPVQSPPPSSQQLNNCSGSTGNTTTSSSSTTNNANNLNYSSDSTSVDITAAAVAAVAAGVASADKRNKNDTNASSKTKQPVKPTAVRANNNNNTSGKAAAGAGGDSNLNNSATSNNLNNSTAAQLSQQQQQQPNKSLISSTPSKNQQQTSHASGLANSLQSNVTTSVVNSAQQQHTTSVTLQQQQQQQQQQHSNAPSLNSSTIIQAQSVIQATPPIAFAAVAKNNTSHLENGPVHPATSYTMAAPTVASIVGSNAQQQPQHTNLQTNSSHQTSDSSTTHNNTSNNTSIGNTSSNVVTSGVSVDSGAPLVINAPSNNNSNSLANRISPNGIANVTSVLTNNTSRGSPGLLSPKHMNGPLNHNNNSKGLNVSVSGTQNSTDTMSTLKTMAQDAINRSGSETNMLAQGPNVDTRQQQQQQGLLQQQQQQQQQQQQQSQHFSPAVTDTTANNSTTNGPTSGQGTVSLTSGIVGQNNTGSVISSKPTNEAHIPPLLGVAPLGPSPLHKDHQLQFQMMEAAYYHLPMPSDSEKLTTYIHRNPVQTPPHYPQQSQLPHYDTVEFFQRLSTETLFFVFYYMEGSKAQYLAAKALKKQSWRFHTKYMMWFQRHEEPKIINDDYEQGTYIYFDYEKWSQRKKEGFTFEYKYLEDKELN